One segment of Balaenoptera ricei isolate mBalRic1 chromosome 8, mBalRic1.hap2, whole genome shotgun sequence DNA contains the following:
- the LPXN gene encoding leupaxin isoform X1, with protein sequence MPECGRSLRRQGRDALLEELEYSTLQESDEYSNTASLPLDQHSRKESNHAETSNAPSIPDDSSPFPVQLVYTTKIQEPHVHSEVQEPKESLPPPKTSAAVQLEELMAHLCEMQTQVTVKADTSKKHLPDKQDHKASLDSMLGGLEQELQDLGIATVPKGHCVSCWKPIAGKVIHALGQAWHPEHFVCAHCKREIGSSPFFERSGLAYCPKDYHHLFSPRCAYCGAPILDKVLTAMNQTWHPEHFFCAHCGEVFGEEGFHEKDKKPYCRKDFLAMFSPKCGGCNRPVLENYLSAMDTVWHPECFVCGDCFSSFSTGSFFELDGRPFCELHYHHRRGTLCHGCGQPITGRCISAMGYKFHPEHFVCAFCLTQLSKGIFREQNDKTYCQPCFNKLFPL encoded by the exons ATGCCTTGTTGGAGGAACTGGAATACTCCACCCTCCAGGAGAGTGATGAATACTCCAACACAGCTTCTCTTCCCCTGGACCAGCATTCCAGAAAGGAGAGCAACCATGCTGAGACCTCAAATGCCCCTTCCATTCCGGATGACTCAAGTCCCTTTCCG GTGCAGCTCGTGTATACTACCAAAATCCAGGAGCCCCATGTccacag TGAGGTCCAAGAGCCAAAGGAATCACTGCCACCTCCTAAAACCTCAGCAGCTGTGCAGTTGGAGGAGCTGATGGCCCACCTGTGTGAAATGCAGACCCAG GTTACAGTGAAAGCAGATACCAGCAAGAAGCACTTACCAGACAAGCAGGATCACAAGGCCTCCCTGGACTCGATGCTGGGGGGTTTGGAGCAGGAACTGCAGGACCTTGGAATTGCGACAGTGCCCAAGGGCCATTGTGTTTCCTGCTGGAAACCGATTGCTGGAAAG GTGATCCATGCTCTAGGGCAAGCGTGGCATCCGGAGCACTTCGTCTGCGCTCACTGCAAAAGAGAGATAGGCTCCAGTCCCTTCTTTGAGCGGAGTGGCTTGGCCTACTGCCCCAAGGACTACCACCACCTCTTCTCTCCGCGCTGTGCTTACTGTGGAGCGCCCATCCTGGAT AAAGTGCTGACGGCCATGAACCAAACCTGGCACCCAGAGCACTTCTTCTGCGCTCACTGTGGAGAGGTGTTTGGTGAAGAAG GCTTTCATGAGAAGGACAAGAAGCCGTATTGCCGGAAGGATTTCTTAGCCATGTTCTCACCCAAGTGTGGCGGCTGCAACCGCCCAGTGTTGGAAAACTACCTTTCAGCCATGGACACTGTCTGGCACCCAGAGTGCTTTGTCTGTGGG GACTGCTTTAGCAGTTTTTCTACTGGCTCCTTCTTTGAACTGGATGGACGTCCCTTCTGTGAACTCCACTACCATCACCGCCGAGGAACCCTTTGCCACGGATGTGGGCAGCCCATCACTGGTCGCTGCATCAGTGCCATGGGCTACAAATTCCATCCTGAGCACTTTGTATGTGCTTTCTGCCTGACGCAGCTGTCGAAGGGAATCTTCAGAGAGCAGAATGACAAGACCTACTGTCAACCCTGCTTCAATAAGCTCTTCCCACTGTAA
- the LPXN gene encoding leupaxin isoform X3, with product MEELDALLEELEYSTLQESDEYSNTASLPLDQHSRKESNHAETSNAPSIPDDSSPFPVQLVYTTKIQEPHVHSEVQEPKESLPPPKTSAAVQLEELMAHLCEMQTQVTVKADTSKKHLPDKQDHKASLDSMLGGLEQELQDLGIATVPKGHCVSCWKPIAGKVIHALGQAWHPEHFVCAHCKREIGSSPFFERSGLAYCPKDYHHLFSPRCAYCGAPILDKVLTAMNQTWHPEHFFCAHCGEVFGEEGFHEKDKKPYCRKDFLAMFSPKCGGCNRPVLENYLSAMDTVWHPECFVCGDCFSSFSTGSFFELDGRPFCELHYHHRRGTLCHGCGQPITGRCISAMGYKFHPEHFVCAFCLTQLSKGIFREQNDKTYCQPCFNKLFPL from the exons ATGCCTTGTTGGAGGAACTGGAATACTCCACCCTCCAGGAGAGTGATGAATACTCCAACACAGCTTCTCTTCCCCTGGACCAGCATTCCAGAAAGGAGAGCAACCATGCTGAGACCTCAAATGCCCCTTCCATTCCGGATGACTCAAGTCCCTTTCCG GTGCAGCTCGTGTATACTACCAAAATCCAGGAGCCCCATGTccacag TGAGGTCCAAGAGCCAAAGGAATCACTGCCACCTCCTAAAACCTCAGCAGCTGTGCAGTTGGAGGAGCTGATGGCCCACCTGTGTGAAATGCAGACCCAG GTTACAGTGAAAGCAGATACCAGCAAGAAGCACTTACCAGACAAGCAGGATCACAAGGCCTCCCTGGACTCGATGCTGGGGGGTTTGGAGCAGGAACTGCAGGACCTTGGAATTGCGACAGTGCCCAAGGGCCATTGTGTTTCCTGCTGGAAACCGATTGCTGGAAAG GTGATCCATGCTCTAGGGCAAGCGTGGCATCCGGAGCACTTCGTCTGCGCTCACTGCAAAAGAGAGATAGGCTCCAGTCCCTTCTTTGAGCGGAGTGGCTTGGCCTACTGCCCCAAGGACTACCACCACCTCTTCTCTCCGCGCTGTGCTTACTGTGGAGCGCCCATCCTGGAT AAAGTGCTGACGGCCATGAACCAAACCTGGCACCCAGAGCACTTCTTCTGCGCTCACTGTGGAGAGGTGTTTGGTGAAGAAG GCTTTCATGAGAAGGACAAGAAGCCGTATTGCCGGAAGGATTTCTTAGCCATGTTCTCACCCAAGTGTGGCGGCTGCAACCGCCCAGTGTTGGAAAACTACCTTTCAGCCATGGACACTGTCTGGCACCCAGAGTGCTTTGTCTGTGGG GACTGCTTTAGCAGTTTTTCTACTGGCTCCTTCTTTGAACTGGATGGACGTCCCTTCTGTGAACTCCACTACCATCACCGCCGAGGAACCCTTTGCCACGGATGTGGGCAGCCCATCACTGGTCGCTGCATCAGTGCCATGGGCTACAAATTCCATCCTGAGCACTTTGTATGTGCTTTCTGCCTGACGCAGCTGTCGAAGGGAATCTTCAGAGAGCAGAATGACAAGACCTACTGTCAACCCTGCTTCAATAAGCTCTTCCCACTGTAA
- the LPXN gene encoding leupaxin isoform X4, translating to MPCWRNWNTPPSRRVMNTPTQLLFPWTSIPERRATMLRPQMPLPFRMTQVPFREVQEPKESLPPPKTSAAVQLEELMAHLCEMQTQVTVKADTSKKHLPDKQDHKASLDSMLGGLEQELQDLGIATVPKGHCVSCWKPIAGKVIHALGQAWHPEHFVCAHCKREIGSSPFFERSGLAYCPKDYHHLFSPRCAYCGAPILDKVLTAMNQTWHPEHFFCAHCGEVFGEEGFHEKDKKPYCRKDFLAMFSPKCGGCNRPVLENYLSAMDTVWHPECFVCGDCFSSFSTGSFFELDGRPFCELHYHHRRGTLCHGCGQPITGRCISAMGYKFHPEHFVCAFCLTQLSKGIFREQNDKTYCQPCFNKLFPL from the exons ATGCCTTGTTGGAGGAACTGGAATACTCCACCCTCCAGGAGAGTGATGAATACTCCAACACAGCTTCTCTTCCCCTGGACCAGCATTCCAGAAAGGAGAGCAACCATGCTGAGACCTCAAATGCCCCTTCCATTCCGGATGACTCAAGTCCCTTTCCG TGAGGTCCAAGAGCCAAAGGAATCACTGCCACCTCCTAAAACCTCAGCAGCTGTGCAGTTGGAGGAGCTGATGGCCCACCTGTGTGAAATGCAGACCCAG GTTACAGTGAAAGCAGATACCAGCAAGAAGCACTTACCAGACAAGCAGGATCACAAGGCCTCCCTGGACTCGATGCTGGGGGGTTTGGAGCAGGAACTGCAGGACCTTGGAATTGCGACAGTGCCCAAGGGCCATTGTGTTTCCTGCTGGAAACCGATTGCTGGAAAG GTGATCCATGCTCTAGGGCAAGCGTGGCATCCGGAGCACTTCGTCTGCGCTCACTGCAAAAGAGAGATAGGCTCCAGTCCCTTCTTTGAGCGGAGTGGCTTGGCCTACTGCCCCAAGGACTACCACCACCTCTTCTCTCCGCGCTGTGCTTACTGTGGAGCGCCCATCCTGGAT AAAGTGCTGACGGCCATGAACCAAACCTGGCACCCAGAGCACTTCTTCTGCGCTCACTGTGGAGAGGTGTTTGGTGAAGAAG GCTTTCATGAGAAGGACAAGAAGCCGTATTGCCGGAAGGATTTCTTAGCCATGTTCTCACCCAAGTGTGGCGGCTGCAACCGCCCAGTGTTGGAAAACTACCTTTCAGCCATGGACACTGTCTGGCACCCAGAGTGCTTTGTCTGTGGG GACTGCTTTAGCAGTTTTTCTACTGGCTCCTTCTTTGAACTGGATGGACGTCCCTTCTGTGAACTCCACTACCATCACCGCCGAGGAACCCTTTGCCACGGATGTGGGCAGCCCATCACTGGTCGCTGCATCAGTGCCATGGGCTACAAATTCCATCCTGAGCACTTTGTATGTGCTTTCTGCCTGACGCAGCTGTCGAAGGGAATCTTCAGAGAGCAGAATGACAAGACCTACTGTCAACCCTGCTTCAATAAGCTCTTCCCACTGTAA
- the LPXN gene encoding leupaxin isoform X2 encodes MRDGKDALLEELEYSTLQESDEYSNTASLPLDQHSRKESNHAETSNAPSIPDDSSPFPVQLVYTTKIQEPHVHSEVQEPKESLPPPKTSAAVQLEELMAHLCEMQTQVTVKADTSKKHLPDKQDHKASLDSMLGGLEQELQDLGIATVPKGHCVSCWKPIAGKVIHALGQAWHPEHFVCAHCKREIGSSPFFERSGLAYCPKDYHHLFSPRCAYCGAPILDKVLTAMNQTWHPEHFFCAHCGEVFGEEGFHEKDKKPYCRKDFLAMFSPKCGGCNRPVLENYLSAMDTVWHPECFVCGDCFSSFSTGSFFELDGRPFCELHYHHRRGTLCHGCGQPITGRCISAMGYKFHPEHFVCAFCLTQLSKGIFREQNDKTYCQPCFNKLFPL; translated from the exons ATGCCTTGTTGGAGGAACTGGAATACTCCACCCTCCAGGAGAGTGATGAATACTCCAACACAGCTTCTCTTCCCCTGGACCAGCATTCCAGAAAGGAGAGCAACCATGCTGAGACCTCAAATGCCCCTTCCATTCCGGATGACTCAAGTCCCTTTCCG GTGCAGCTCGTGTATACTACCAAAATCCAGGAGCCCCATGTccacag TGAGGTCCAAGAGCCAAAGGAATCACTGCCACCTCCTAAAACCTCAGCAGCTGTGCAGTTGGAGGAGCTGATGGCCCACCTGTGTGAAATGCAGACCCAG GTTACAGTGAAAGCAGATACCAGCAAGAAGCACTTACCAGACAAGCAGGATCACAAGGCCTCCCTGGACTCGATGCTGGGGGGTTTGGAGCAGGAACTGCAGGACCTTGGAATTGCGACAGTGCCCAAGGGCCATTGTGTTTCCTGCTGGAAACCGATTGCTGGAAAG GTGATCCATGCTCTAGGGCAAGCGTGGCATCCGGAGCACTTCGTCTGCGCTCACTGCAAAAGAGAGATAGGCTCCAGTCCCTTCTTTGAGCGGAGTGGCTTGGCCTACTGCCCCAAGGACTACCACCACCTCTTCTCTCCGCGCTGTGCTTACTGTGGAGCGCCCATCCTGGAT AAAGTGCTGACGGCCATGAACCAAACCTGGCACCCAGAGCACTTCTTCTGCGCTCACTGTGGAGAGGTGTTTGGTGAAGAAG GCTTTCATGAGAAGGACAAGAAGCCGTATTGCCGGAAGGATTTCTTAGCCATGTTCTCACCCAAGTGTGGCGGCTGCAACCGCCCAGTGTTGGAAAACTACCTTTCAGCCATGGACACTGTCTGGCACCCAGAGTGCTTTGTCTGTGGG GACTGCTTTAGCAGTTTTTCTACTGGCTCCTTCTTTGAACTGGATGGACGTCCCTTCTGTGAACTCCACTACCATCACCGCCGAGGAACCCTTTGCCACGGATGTGGGCAGCCCATCACTGGTCGCTGCATCAGTGCCATGGGCTACAAATTCCATCCTGAGCACTTTGTATGTGCTTTCTGCCTGACGCAGCTGTCGAAGGGAATCTTCAGAGAGCAGAATGACAAGACCTACTGTCAACCCTGCTTCAATAAGCTCTTCCCACTGTAA